In Beutenbergia cavernae DSM 12333, the DNA window CTGGCTCGGGCCGGCCTGCTCGAGAAGGTGGACGTCCGCCTCGGTGACGCGACGGAGGCGTTGCCCGCCCTCGCCGACGAGCTGGGCGACGAGCGCGCGGACCTCGTGTTCCTCGATGCGGACAAGGCGAACCTGCCGACGTACGTCGAGTGGGCGATCAGGCTGGTGCGCCGCGGAGGGCTCGTGGTCGTCGACAACGTCGTCCGGGGCGGAGGCGTGGTGGACCCCTCCCGCGACGACGCCGACGTGCAGGGCGTGCGGGCGATGCTCGAGGCGCTCCGCGACGAGCCGCGCCTCGATGCGACGGTCCTGCAGACGGTGGGCGCCAAGGGCTACGACGGCGTGCTGGTGGGGATCCGTACGGACGTGCGCGACCCCGACTGACCGTCGCGCCGGGGATCGCGCCTGGAGTGGGGTAGATCGGGGACCCATGCGCTCCCGAGACGACCCCAGTCACGCGGAATCCGCGTCTGAGCACTGTCAAGCCCTGAGCTGGTGCCCACCGACGAAGGCGAGATCACCAACGAGCGGCGACGGAAGGATGATCCGGCCCGGAGTGGCTGGGCGTGGGGCGCGACGAAGGAGCGCCCGGGCAGGCTGGATCATCCTTGCGGCGACGCGATCGCACCCACAGACGCGGACGCACCCGCAGACGCGACCTCAGCCGCCCCGACGAGCGCGAAGCGCGGCGAGCGCCTCTTCGAGGAGCTCGGCACCCTCGGCGTCGCTCCGACGCTCCTTCACGTACGCGAGGTGCGTCTTGTACGGCTCGTTCTTGGGAGCCGCTGGCGGGTTCTCCTGGTCCTGGCCGGCAGGGAGCCCGCAGCGGGGGCAGTCCCACGTCTCGGGGACGACCATCCCCGGCTCCTCGGCGAAGCTGGGACGCGTCTCGTGGCCGGCGGCGCACCAGTAGGACACCCACACCCGCGGCGCGGCCTCCCCACGTTCCGCCTCGCCCATCGGGCCTGCGCCGACGCGCGACCCCCGGATTGCGCTACCACCAGCCACGTGCGTCCCTTCTCAGACCGTGAACTTCTGGATCAGACCCAGCAGCACCACGACGACGCCCCAGATGAGGGCGGTGCCGATGGTGATGCGGTTGAGGTTGCGTTCGGCGACGCCCGACGACGCGACGCTGGTCGACAGTCCGCCCCCGAACATGTCGGAGAGGCCCCCGCCCTTGCCCTTGTGCATGAGGATCGTCAGGATCAGGATCCCGCTCGTGAGCACGAGCAGGACCTGCAGGGAGATGCGTAGAGCGTCCACGTGGTTCCGTTCTTCACGTCGCGGGTCGTACCCACCGTACGCTGCGGCAGCGGCGGGCCCGGTCAAGGATAGGCGATCGGGCCCGCCGCCTGCCACGAACGACCGGCTAGAGGCCGACGGCGTGCTGCTGGTAGCGGACGATGGCCGCGAACTCGTCGGCGTCGAGGCTCGCCCCGCCGACGAGCGCGCCGTCGACGTCGGGCTTGGCCATGATGGCCGCGACGTTCCCGGACTTCACGGAGCCGCCGTAGAGGACGCGGACGGCGCCTGCCACCTCCGGTGAGTACAACTCGCTGAGGCGGACGCGGATCGCCGCGCAGACCTCCTGCGCGTCCTCGGGTGTCGCGACCTCGCCGGTCCCGATGGCCCAGACGGGCTCGTACGCGACGACGATCGTCGCGGCGTCGTCGGCGGAGATCCCGTCGAACGCGCCGTCGACCTGAGCGAGCGTGTACGGCACCTGCTCGCCGGCCTGCCGCACGTCGAGCCCTTCGCCGACGCACACCAGCGGGACGATGCCCTCGCCGAGCGCCGCCTTCGACTTCGCGTTGACGACGGCGTCGTCCTCCGCGTGGAACTGGCGCCGCTCGGAGTGCCCGATGATCGCGTAGGTGACGCCGAGCTTCGCCAGCTGGGAGGCCGACACCTCACCGGTGTACGCGCCGGAGGCGTGCGCCGAGACGTCCTGGGAGGCGTAACGGATGCCCAGCCGGTCGGCGTCGACGAGCGTCTGCACGGACCGCAGGTTCGTGAACGACGGCGCGACGACGACCTCCACGCCGGTGTAGTCGTGCTTGGCGTCCCCGAGCGTCCACGCGAGCTTCTGCACGAGGTGCGTCGCCTGGTGGTGGTCGAGGTTCATCTTCCAGTTGCCCGCCATCAGCGGGGTACGGGTGCTGGCCATGATCAGTCCTCCAGGACGGCGAGGCCGGGGAGCGTCTTGCCCTCGAGGAACTCGAGGCTCGCGCCACCTCCGGTCGAGATGTGGCTGAACCCGGCCTCGTCGAAGCCGAGCGAACGGACGGCCGCCGCGGAGTCTCCGCCGCCGACGATGGTGAAGGCGCCGGCTGCGGTGGCGTCGGTGAGCCCCTGGGCGACGGCGCGCGTGCCGGCGGCGAAGGCGTCGAACTCGAAGACCCCCATGGGGCCGTTCCAGACGACGGTCTTCGCCCCGCGGATGACGGCGGCGAACGCCTCGCCGGACTCGGGTCCGATGTCGAGGCCGATCGAGTCCGCCGGGATCGCGTCAGCGGCGACGACCTGGTGCGGAGCGTCAGCGGCGAACGCCTCGGCCGCGACGATGTCCGTCGGGAGCACGATCGTGACGCCGGACTGCTCGGCCTGGTCGAGGTAGCCCTTGACCGTGTCGATCTGGTCCTCCTCCAGCAGGGACTTGCCCACCTGGTGGCCCTGCGCCGCGAGGAACGTGAAGACCATCCCGCCGCCGATGAGGAGCGTGTCGGCCTTCGTGAGCAGGTTCGCGATGACGCCGAGCTTGTCGGAGACCTTCGAACCGCCGAGGACGACGGCGTACGGCCGCTCGGGATCGTCCGTCGCCTTCCGCAGCGCCGTCACCTCCGCGAGCACGAGGTCGCCCGCCGCGTGCGGGAGCAGGGTGGCGACGTCGTACACGCTGGCCTGCTTGCGGTGCACGACGCCGAAACCGTCGGAGACGAACGCGTCGGCCAACTCGGCGAACGCGCGCGCCAGCTCGAGGCGCTCGGCGTCGTCCTTGCTCGACTCGCGCGGGTCGAACCGCACGTTCTCGAGCAGCGCGACGTCGCCGTCGGAGAGCGCAGCGACCGTCTCGTGCGCGGACGGGCCGACGACGTCGGCCGCGAGCGCGACGGGCGTGCCGAGGAGCGCTCCGAGGCGCTGCGCGACGGGCGCGAGCGAGAACGCCGGGTCCGGCGCGCCCTTCGGCCGCCCGAGGTGCGCCGTCACGACGACCTTGGCCCCGGCGTCGACGAGCCGCTTCAGCGTGGGCAGCGCCGCGCGGATCCGGCCGTCGTCGGTGATGGTGGTGCCGTCGAGCGGCACGTTGAAGTCCGAGCGGACGAGCACGGTCTTCCCGCGCAGCTCGCCCAGGTCGTCGATGGTCCTCATCGTCTCTCCTCAGGTCGGGTCGTGAGGCCGGTCGAGCGCCTCGGTGACGTCAGTGGCCGGACAGACCTCCGCGCCCGTCCTGGCGGAGCGGGCGCGGAGGCATGAGCCGGGATGCGGACTACGTCAG includes these proteins:
- a CDS encoding O-methyltransferase, with translation MSDDSARQVWAEVDDWAAQALLPADPVLEATLEASTAAGLPAIAVSPLQGAFLQVLARTVDARLVVEVGTLGGYSTTWLARGVAGDGRVVTIEYSPRHADVARVNLARAGLLEKVDVRLGDATEALPALADELGDERADLVFLDADKANLPTYVEWAIRLVRRGGLVVVDNVVRGGGVVDPSRDDADVQGVRAMLEALRDEPRLDATVLQTVGAKGYDGVLVGIRTDVRDPD
- a CDS encoding RNA polymerase-binding protein RbpA; translated protein: MAGGSAIRGSRVGAGPMGEAERGEAAPRVWVSYWCAAGHETRPSFAEEPGMVVPETWDCPRCGLPAGQDQENPPAAPKNEPYKTHLAYVKERRSDAEGAELLEEALAALRARRGG
- the secG gene encoding preprotein translocase subunit SecG — translated: MDALRISLQVLLVLTSGILILTILMHKGKGGGLSDMFGGGLSTSVASSGVAERNLNRITIGTALIWGVVVVLLGLIQKFTV
- the tpiA gene encoding triose-phosphate isomerase encodes the protein MASTRTPLMAGNWKMNLDHHQATHLVQKLAWTLGDAKHDYTGVEVVVAPSFTNLRSVQTLVDADRLGIRYASQDVSAHASGAYTGEVSASQLAKLGVTYAIIGHSERRQFHAEDDAVVNAKSKAALGEGIVPLVCVGEGLDVRQAGEQVPYTLAQVDGAFDGISADDAATIVVAYEPVWAIGTGEVATPEDAQEVCAAIRVRLSELYSPEVAGAVRVLYGGSVKSGNVAAIMAKPDVDGALVGGASLDADEFAAIVRYQQHAVGL
- a CDS encoding phosphoglycerate kinase yields the protein MRTIDDLGELRGKTVLVRSDFNVPLDGTTITDDGRIRAALPTLKRLVDAGAKVVVTAHLGRPKGAPDPAFSLAPVAQRLGALLGTPVALAADVVGPSAHETVAALSDGDVALLENVRFDPRESSKDDAERLELARAFAELADAFVSDGFGVVHRKQASVYDVATLLPHAAGDLVLAEVTALRKATDDPERPYAVVLGGSKVSDKLGVIANLLTKADTLLIGGGMVFTFLAAQGHQVGKSLLEEDQIDTVKGYLDQAEQSGVTIVLPTDIVAAEAFAADAPHQVVAADAIPADSIGLDIGPESGEAFAAVIRGAKTVVWNGPMGVFEFDAFAAGTRAVAQGLTDATAAGAFTIVGGGDSAAAVRSLGFDEAGFSHISTGGGASLEFLEGKTLPGLAVLED